The Pseudarthrobacter sp. BIM B-2242 region CCTGCTGAGGTCCAGGGTGAGCGTGTCCGCGGTATCGAGGGAATCTGCCCGTACCTGGACGCGCCAGATCTCATGGTCCACCAGTCCCGGTCCGCTGCCCAGCGGAGCCCGACGCTCCTCAGCCCACCACTGCCTGCGTTCGTACCACCGCACAGGTTCGGCGCACACCGTATAGTGCCGCCCGGCCCATTGAAGTTCAAGCGGCTGCCCTGCAGGGGTGCAGACGACATCCAGGGACTCGCTGAACATACCCATGGGCGCCTCCTGTACTGAACTGAGCCAATGCAAAATGCTGCTGCACAAGGCTGCCGCAAAAAACAGGCATTCGAATACATGTTCGAATAAATCCAGTCTACGACGGTACCCCGGCAAAACCTAGACAGGGGTGGACGGACGGCCAGCAGGGGGGGCAGGATTGTGGCATGAGCTCCCAGAACGCACTCCTCAAGCACGTAAGCATCAAAGCCCAGGACAACACACTCGTGGCCAACTTTGATATCGACGGCAACATACCGGGGGCAGGTGCGTACGTAGTAGGACTGGTGGCTTCAAGCCCGGACTATTCGTCCCAAAGACGGCTGGGCATTGAATTCTTGAACGGGGAGGCGATCGCCTTCTACTCGTTCTGCCATGACCAGACCACCGAAGAAAACTATGACCTGTCCGGAGTGACCCATTCAGGCAACACCATCACGGGAAACTTTCCCATGGCAGCCATTCAGGGGCTGGGCAAAGGGCACAACATGACAGCGTTCAGCGAGGCTGATGGCCGCGATTTCCAGGGCGGCGTCCCGGTCGAAGAAGCGCTCTAGCTTCAGCTGTTCTCTTTATGGACCTTCATCTCGAGTTCAATGAACCCCGAGATCATGGCCCGGTACGTTGATTCAACGATGTCCGGGTCTATGTCCTTCTTTTCCGCGGCGCCGCGGACGTGCTCAATGACCCGCTCCACCCTGCCCGGGGCCCGGACTTCAGCGTCGTCCCCCTTGAGGGTTCCGGCGATCCTGATCAGGCGTTCCCGCCGGGCAATGAGGGTGACAATCTGATCGTCAACTTCGTCCACCGCAATCCGCACGGCAGCGAGCTGCTCTTTGTCCGCCAAAGCATCCCGGTCGTTTCCTTGAATAGTTGCCATCTTCTGACAGTATCGAAGCATGCAGCCCAGAGTCGACTTCATCTCACTAGGCGTCCGCAGCGTTGACGCCTCCCGCCGCTTCTATGTGGAGGGACTCGGGTGGCCGGTGCACCGTGAAATGCCCGGCGATGTGGTGTTCATCCAGGTCAACCACGGCCTCATTCTGTCCCTGTGGGATGCCGGGCAGATGCACGCCGAAGCCGGGGTTGGCACCCCTGGACCGGTCCCGTGCATCACCCTTAGCCATAACCTGACCACCACGGAGGAAGTGGACCAGGTGATGGCCGAAGCCCGGGCGGCCGGCGCGGAGATCGTTGCCGATCCTGTCACCCAGCCGTGGGGAGGGTACAGCGGCTATTTCGCTGATCCGGACGGCTTCCGCTGGGAGGTTGCATACAACCCCTCGTGGGCAGTGGACGACGACGGCAAGGTCACCGTCTAGAAACACGGTGCCTCCGCAGCCCGCCGGCGGCAACGGTCATCGGATCAGAAAAGCGCCTCTACCGGCCGGATGAGCTCCGGGGAATTGTTACGCACGTTCCCTACCTCAGTACCTACTGAGTCCACATGCCAGTCAGCGGCGACTTCCTTCACATGGGCCCGGACCAGGTCCACGAGGAAGGCGGCGTCATCGATCTGCGGGTCCAGCCACGACGCCATCGTGGCCCGGTCCATTGGCAGCGGCACCCGGTCGTGCAGCTCCGTGAGTTTGCCAAACACCGTGGACTCGGCACCCGGCGGCGGGGTGTCAGCCGTCAGGATGGATGTGGAGAGCAGCCACCGGCCAGGATCGCCGTCGGCCTTGGAAGGGTCCTTCCACCACTCATAGAGGCCGGCGAAAACCAGCCCCTGCTCAGACCCCGGATGCACGTAGTAGGGCTGCTTCGCCTTCCCGGTCCCCTGCTTCCACTCGTAATATCCATCGGCCGGCACAGCGCAGCGGCGTGACTTGACGGCTTTGCGGAAAGCCGGCTTTTCCAGCACGCTCTCGCTCCGGGCGTTGATCATCTTGGCACCGATTCGCGGATCCTTGGCCCAGGAGGGCACCAGGCCCCAGCGGGCCACATGCAGCTGCCGCACCGTGTTGTCCTCGATCAGCCGCTCCAGGACAATGGGCACATCGTCGGTGGGCGCCACATTCCACGATGGAGGAAGGTGAACATCCTCCTCCAGGCCGGCATCAAATTCGGCCAGCAGGTCACCCACGGCCCGGGCCATCACATAGCGTCCACACATGGATCCAGCATGCCATTACCGGTATGCCTTGTCAGCGTTGCTGTCATCCGTCGTCGCTGCCGCGGGGGAATAGCCTGCCCCGGGTTACGGTTGTGGAGACTGAACCCCTTCAACTTACACAGGAGAGCTCCGTGGACTTTACCCCCGAGAACGGCACCATCACCATGTTTTCCACCACCTGGTGCGGCTACTGCACCCGGCTGAAGAAGCAGCTGGACGCCCAGGGCATCGGTTACACGGAAATCAATATCGAAGAGGTGGACGGCACCGCCGAACTCGTGGAACAGCTCAACGGCGGCAACCAGACCGTCCCCACCGTGCTCTTCCCGGACGGCACCGCCGCCACCAACCCTTCCCTGGCTGAGGTAAAGAGCCGCCTCGCAGCCTGAGTCCGGCAGCTCATGTGGTAGACAGAACGGGACCAACTTCAGTGTTGGTCCCGTTCTTGTCTATCTGCATTGAGGGAGCCTTCCGTGGTCCATAAAGTCAAAGGTGTCGTAGCCCGTACCAAGGGCGCCCCGGTCACTCTGGAGACCATCCTGGTCCCTGAGCCGGGTCCGGGCGAGGCCCTGGTGGACATCCTCACCAGCGGCGTCTGCCACACCGACCTGCATTACAAACTCGGCGGAATCAGCGATGATTTCCCGTTCCTCCTGGGCCACGAGGCCACCGGCGTGGTCAGCGCCGTAGGCCCCGACGTCACCAATGTGGCCCCGGGCGACCGTGTTGTCCTGAACTGGCGCGCCGTCTGCGGGGAATGCCGCGCCTGCGCCAAGGGACAGCCCCAGTACTGCTTCAACACCCACAACGCCACCCAGAAGATGACCCTTGAGGACGGCACAGAACTCTCTGCCGCTCTCGGCATCGGTGCGTTCATCGAGAAGACCCTCGTGGCCGCCGGCCAGTGCACCAAGGTGGATCCCGACGCCGACGCTGCCGCCATCGGCCTCCTCGGGTGCGGCGTGATGGCCGGCATCGGCGCCGCCATTAACACCGGCGGCGTCAAGCGCGGCGATTCCGTCGCCGTCATCGGCTGCGGCGGCGTGGGAGTTGCGGCCATCGCCGGCGCCGCGCTCGCCGGCGCCACCACCATCATCGCCGTCGACATCGACGCCAAGAAGCTGGACCGCGCCCTTGAACTTGGCGCCACCCACACCGTGGACTCCTCGGACTCTGACCCGGTGGAGAAAATTCGGGAACTGACCGGCGGGTTCGGCGCTGACGTGGTGATCGACGCCGTCGGCCGCCCGGAAACGTACAAGCAGGCGTTCTACGCCCGCGACCTCGCCGGAACTGTAGTACTGGTGGGCGTCCCGACGCCGGACATGACCATCGAACTGCCCCTCCTGGATGTCTTCGG contains the following coding sequences:
- a CDS encoding DUF6504 family protein; its protein translation is MGMFSESLDVVCTPAGQPLELQWAGRHYTVCAEPVRWYERRQWWAEERRAPLGSGPGLVDHEIWRVQVRADSLDTADTLTLDLSRHLGSGRWRLMRLHDGLHPKTA
- a CDS encoding mycoredoxin, encoding MDFTPENGTITMFSTTWCGYCTRLKKQLDAQGIGYTEINIEEVDGTAELVEQLNGGNQTVPTVLFPDGTAATNPSLAEVKSRLAA
- a CDS encoding chorismate mutase codes for the protein MATIQGNDRDALADKEQLAAVRIAVDEVDDQIVTLIARRERLIRIAGTLKGDDAEVRAPGRVERVIEHVRGAAEKKDIDPDIVESTYRAMISGFIELEMKVHKENS
- a CDS encoding SOS response-associated peptidase, with product MCGRYVMARAVGDLLAEFDAGLEEDVHLPPSWNVAPTDDVPIVLERLIEDNTVRQLHVARWGLVPSWAKDPRIGAKMINARSESVLEKPAFRKAVKSRRCAVPADGYYEWKQGTGKAKQPYYVHPGSEQGLVFAGLYEWWKDPSKADGDPGRWLLSTSILTADTPPPGAESTVFGKLTELHDRVPLPMDRATMASWLDPQIDDAAFLVDLVRAHVKEVAADWHVDSVGTEVGNVRNNSPELIRPVEALF
- a CDS encoding S-(hydroxymethyl)mycothiol dehydrogenase, encoding MVHKVKGVVARTKGAPVTLETILVPEPGPGEALVDILTSGVCHTDLHYKLGGISDDFPFLLGHEATGVVSAVGPDVTNVAPGDRVVLNWRAVCGECRACAKGQPQYCFNTHNATQKMTLEDGTELSAALGIGAFIEKTLVAAGQCTKVDPDADAAAIGLLGCGVMAGIGAAINTGGVKRGDSVAVIGCGGVGVAAIAGAALAGATTIIAVDIDAKKLDRALELGATHTVDSSDSDPVEKIRELTGGFGADVVIDAVGRPETYKQAFYARDLAGTVVLVGVPTPDMTIELPLLDVFGRGGSLKSSWYGDCLPSRDFPMLISLYRQGKLDLDAFVTERITIDQVEEAFGKMHSGSVLRSVVEL
- a CDS encoding VOC family protein; this translates as MQPRVDFISLGVRSVDASRRFYVEGLGWPVHREMPGDVVFIQVNHGLILSLWDAGQMHAEAGVGTPGPVPCITLSHNLTTTEEVDQVMAEARAAGAEIVADPVTQPWGGYSGYFADPDGFRWEVAYNPSWAVDDDGKVTV